Sequence from the Deltaproteobacteria bacterium genome:
GCGTTGCGAGGGGTCAAGAGGATCCTTCAAGAAGTCCGACAGAGGGGGATCAGCTCTGAAGAGCTGGTAAGGGCTAAGAATTATCTCATCGGGAACTATGAGATCGGCCTTCAAGGTCCCCTTGCCCTGGCCTCTACCATGGCCTTCGACGAGAGATATGGCCTCGGCGGGGACTTTTACCACAGGTATCCAGGCGAGATAGAACGGGTAACCCAGGAAGATGTGATGCGAGTAGCCCGAAAATATATTACGATGGATTCTTATGCACTGGTTATCGCTGGCCCTTCATCGCCCTGAGCTTGGCGTGAACTGCCCCTTTTTTTCTCTCCATCTGTAACACCTTGTCCCGGCGGTCGTCTATCTTGATGGTGGTGACCACCCGCTTCACTCCTTTGATAAAGGGGGCGGTATGCATCTCCTCGGCTAAGCGTAGCAATTCCCCCACCTCACCCTCCACCTCTGTCCCCATCGAGGTAACCTCGTATTTAACCCCTTTTGTTTCTAGGATTCTCACACATTCAGCGATAAAGCTGCTAACACTTGTGCTTCTCGTCCCCACAGGGATGACGCTAATTTCCATGATAGCCATAGTAACCACCCCCTGTCATTGACGGATACTCTCCAGCAGGAACCCTCCGGTCAAGCCGAAGAAGACATTTGGTGCCCAGGCGGCGATGAACGGAGGTAAGGTGCCGATATGCCCCATGGTGATAGAGATGGCAAAGGCCATCCAATAGATGAATCCGATCGTCAAGCTGAGCCCCACCCCCTGAGCTATACTCCCGCCACGTCCTTGACCTGACATCAAGGCAAGGGGGCTTCCAATCAAGACCATGATTAAGGTTAAAAAGGGGAAAGACACCTTGGCGTGGAGATCAACGAGGTAACGGGTAGGATCATATCCCCACCTTTTGAGTTTATCGACGTAGTCCCTGAGTTCCCGATAACTCATCTCCTCTGGGCTCTTCATCCCCTTTTTGAAGTCCTCTGGTCTCTCAGGTATGGGGATATCCCTCTCCTCATAGGTCTTTGTCAGCACACCCCCTCCGGGGGCGAAATCCCTGCTGACCACCTGATGGAAGGTCCAAGCATCCCCTTTCCAACGGGCCTCATGGGCGTCTATGCGCTGGCGGAGGTTAAACTCCTTGTCGAACCGATAGATGGTTACCCCCTTCAGGACATCTTTCTTCGGCTCAAGGAGACGGATGTTGTAGATGACGTCCTCGCCACGGTACCAGATCTTATTGAGCCTGAAGAAGGCCCGTTCCTCCTCTTTTTTTATCTTTACAGACCAAATGTGATGAGCCTTGCGGACGGAGTAGGGGACAATGATCTCGTTACAGAAGAAGATGAAAGCAGTGACCAGGGCGGCCAAGACGAGCAGGGGGAAGATTATCCTGTAGGCACTGATACCATGAGCCTTCAGGGCTATGATCTCGTTGTTCTGCGAGAGGACCCCCAGGGTGATCAAAGTGGCCAAAAGGATCGTGAAGGGTAGAGATTGAGTGAAAAAGGGAGGAGCGCGGAAAAAAAAGTACTCCAACAATAAGTATATCGGAGCGTTATGTATGATGATATTGTCAACCCTCTCAAATAGCTCCACCACAAAGAAGATGAGCAAGAAGGTGGCCACCACGAAGGAGAGGATCTTCAGACACTCCCTGATGATGTAGCGGGTGATTATTCTCAATCCTTTAGATCCCTGGGGCTCCATCCCTTCGCCCTGGCAAAGGGCAAAGAGAGTTGGGTTGCAGATGGCTCTATATCTTGCGGGGAGACCTTTTCCATCTCTCCTTCAGGAATTCCATCCCCTTATCCCCCCAGGCGATGATGCCCAGGGGGGACTCCCTAGCCGCCTTTACAAGGAGGTAGATTCCCAAGGCACCCAAGAGGATATTGGGGAACCAAGCGGCCAAGATAGGGGAGATAACCCCGCTGCTGCCCAAGTCCTTTCCCACACAGTATAGAATATAATAAGAGAGGAGGATAAAGAGGCTCAGGACGAATCCCCAGGACCTCCCTGATTGTGTTCGCTGCACCCCCAAGGGGATTCCCACAAGGCCGAAGATCAGAGCGGCAAAGGGGATGGTAAATTTAAAGTGTAGCTCTACCAATTCTGGAGCGACATTCTTTCCCATCCTCTGCTTCATCTTTATTTTTTTACGAAGTTCTTTGATGGACATCTCCCTATCCTTCATACTTATTCCACCACCCTTTCGTGCCTTTTCTATCTCCTCCTTCAGCGATAGTTTGAACTGATAGGTGTTGAAATTGATGGTACGATAAGTCTCCCCCTTCACCTCCTTGGAGTGGATACTTCCGTCGAAGAGGTGCAAGACCACCTTTTGGGCCTGGGGGTATGAGATGAGATACCCCTTGCGGGCAAGGATGGTGTTGTTCACTTTAGGATCCCTCTCATCGTAGATCATGACCCCCTCCAAAACATTCCCCTTTTGGGAGAGTTTGTTTACATAGATGATCAAGTCGCCAAAAGTATCGTCAAATACCCGCTCCTTTATGCCCACCTTCGCTTTGGTCTCGGCCAGTCCAAAGAGGGTTTCGCGGAAGTTTTCGCTCCCCCAGGGAACGGCATAGAACACGAGGAAAGAGGTGAAGAAAAAGGTTAGCAAGGAGAGGAAGATCACCGGAGGGCTCAGACGATAAAGTCCAATCCCCGATGTCTTGAGGGCGATGATCTCATTGTCTGCGGACAATCTCCCCAGGCCCAAGAGGACCCCCAGCAAGAAGGCCATGGGGACGACGAAGGCCAAAAAGGCAGGGATAAGACACAAAAAAAGCTCCAGAGCGTATATCAATGGGATGCCCTTTTCCACTACCTTATCCGTCACTTGAAATAATCTGCCCATAAAGAATACGAAGGTAAAGACCACAACCCCTATCCCTGCAGGTACCAGTATTTCCTTTGCGATATAGCGATCGATGATCTTTGGCATCATGACCTTGCCTCTTATTCTACCAGAGGGAGGAGAAGCCTAAAGGTGGTGACCCCCCCACCCGTGTGGAGTTGGAGGTCTCCACCCATATTTTGCACCAACCTTTGGGTGATCCCCAATCCCCTTCCCAACCCCTTCCCCTTTTGTATCTCCTTCCTCTTGTCCTCCGAGACCTCGCCCGTATTGGCGATCTCCACACAGGCATATTCCCTCTCCCGGTAGCTCTTAATCCTCAACTCTCCTCTCCCTTCGCGGAGGGCATTGATGGCGTTCTCCAGTAGGTTGCTGAAGACCCGCTCCAACTGTAGAGGAGTGCAGCGGATCCAGAGCGACCGGTCCAACTCCTCCTTTGCCAAGCTGATGTTGCACAGCCCCAGTTCCTTGATGACCTCTTGATTTATATGAAAACGCCGGAGTAATTTCTTTGTCACATTTACCCTCTGCTGTTTGCCCTCTTGGTAGAGACTAAGGGCCAGGTCTTGGATCCTTTTGGTCTCCTCTGCGATCACCTCCAGGGCTTGATCAATCCTTTTTCGCCTTTTGTCATAGCCGGTTTCTTCCAACATACCTTTTACCCTTCTGGTGAACCCGGCTGCAGCGATAGCAGGACCCCTGAGGTCATGGACAACCTCCTCCAATCTTTCAATCCACATAACCTTTGTCAGTTCATTACCCAAAAAGGCAAAGGTCTGCACATCGTCCTCAGTGAACCCCTTTTTCCCCTCCAATGCATGAAAGGTGATAAGGTACTGAACCCTTCCCCTCATTAGGAGGGGGACCAAGACGATGGCGTTGACATCCCTGGAACCCACGAGGTACCCTAGTATTTCATCAAAGAAAGGGTCTTTTCGCGGGTGCTCCAAAATGAGATAGGGGGAAGGGGTGGCCCCTCCACTGCCTAGCAGATCACGAAAGGGGGGGGTGTCTGGAAGGACAAATTCCTCTTCTCCTTCGACAGGTGGATAACTTGCCATTAGAGTCAACCTTTCGTTGCCGATCAAGGAGAATAGGGCGCAACTCTGTAGATCCATGGCCTCCCCTAGGGAGGAGCCGATGGTAGCGAAGACTTCTTTTATCTTTACCACCTCCGAGGAAATCCTTTCGGCAATCTTCCCTTTGAGCGCTTTTGCCTCCAGGCGTGCCTGCAACCATTGTTCAAAGTAGTCCTTCAGGGCTGAGGCGAGCTCCTCCACCTCTTCGGGCGTGAGATCTTTTCCCGTTACCTTCTTGATGATATTGTGCAGATCGTCCTTTATCCCATCTTTTGTAAGGCCCATCCTTTTAACCTCACCCGAAATATACCAGAAGGAAGGGGGTTTTTCAAGGAAGGCGAGAGGCCAAATTTTCTCTTGCAAAACAGAGGGGGTTGTGTTAAAGGTCATTCTCACTAAACACGCCTCCTGATCGATTTGGGGGTGCCTGTGAGGGTTCCAAACGAGTTGAGGGGGGCGGAAGACCAAACCAAAAGGAGGTACTATGCCCGTTGTTACGATGAAAGAACTATTAGAGGCGGGGGTCCAATTCGGCCATCAGACGAAGCGCTGGAACCCCAAGATGAAACCCTATATCTTCGGGGCGAGGAATGGTATCTATATACTAGACTTGCAGCAGACGGTTAAACTTTTAGATGTGGCCTATGAATTTATCAGGGACACCGTAGCCAAAGGGGGAAAGATCCTCTTTGTAGGGACGAAGAGGCAGGCCCAGGAGTCCATCTACGAAGGGGCCACGCGCTGTGGCATGTTTTATGTGAATCATCGTTGGTTGGGAGGTTCGCTCACAAATTTTCAGACGATAAAAAAGAGCATCGATAAACTCAAGAAATTAGAGAAATTGGAGGAAAACGAAGAATTTCAGCGCCTTCCTAAAAAGGAAATCCTTAAATTGCAGAAAAAGAGGGTAAAACTGGAGAAATATTTAGGGGGGATCAAAGATATGGATCAATACCCCGGGGCCCTTTTCATCGTCGACACCAAGAGGGAGAGGATAGCGGTGAGTGAGGCGAGGAAATTGCAGATCCCCACGGTGGCCATTGTGGACAGCAATTGTGACCCCGATGAAATAGACTATGTGATCCCCGGGAATGATGATGCCATAAGGGCCATCCGCCTCTTCTCCTTTAAGATTGCAGAGGCGGTGATCGAAGGGAAGAGACTCCTTGAAGAGGAGCTCCAGGGTGAGATGGAGGGAGAGGCCCCGACAGAGGCCACCTTAGATGAAGAGATCGAGGTGGAAGAAGAGGTCCACTATGAAGAGGAGGAGGTTTAGCCCCGCCAGAAAAGATGAGGAGATCTGCAGACATGAAGATATCAGCCGTTGCTATTAAGGAACTGAGGCAGAGGACAGGGGCTGGAGTTATGGACTGCAAGAAGGCCCTGTCGGAGTCTGCGGGAAATATAGATGAAGCCATCGACTTCCTGCGCAAGAGGGGGCTGGCAAAGGCGGCGGAGAAGGCACATCGGGTAACCGCTGAAGGCCTTATCGGCTCTTACATCCATGTTGGGGGTAAGATAGGGGTCTTGGTGGAGGTGCACTGTGAGACAGATTTTGTGGCCAGGACAGAGGATTTTCAGAATCTGGTGAAAGGGATCTCCATGCACATAGCCGCCATGAATCCCCTCTATGTTAGTCGTAAAGACGTCCCAGCAGAGGTCATAGAGAGGGAGAAGGAGATCTTGCGGGCCGAGGCAGTGATGTCCGGCAAGCCTGAGAAGGTGGTAGAAAAGATCGTAAAGGGGAGAATTGAAAAATTCTTCGCAGAAAATTGCCTGCTAGAGCAGGCCTATATCAGAAATCCTGAAATCACCGTCGACGATCTTATCTCCGATGCCATAGCCAAATTGGGGGAGAATATCACCGTGCGACGCTTCACCAGATATCAACTAAGCGGGGCTCTATAGGAAATAATTGATCCCAAGGCCTCCGATTACCTATGATCGTTCCATAATGAGAGAAAAATCGAAATACAAACGGATATTGATAAAGCTGAGCGGTGAAATAATGACAGGGGAGGAGGGAGTGGGAATAGATCCTGCGGCCTTGCGGGCGTTGGCTCAGGAGATCAAAGAGCTAGGGGAGTTAGGAATAGAAATGGTCTTGGTGATCGGGGGGGGGAATCTCATCCGGGGGGCACAGGCCGCTGATTATGGGATAGAGAGGGTGACAGCGGATCAAATGGGGATGTTGACCACCATCATCAACGGCCTTTCCTTAAGAGACGTGTTGGAGGAGGCAGGAGTTTCGACATCTTTACAATCTGCCTTGCCGGTAGGGGGGCTGGTGGCACCGTATGTGCGCGACCATGCCCTCAGGGACTTGAAGGAGAAGAAGGTGATCATCTTTGTAGGGGGGACAGGGAGCCCCTTCTTCACCACGGACACGGCGGCTTCCTTGCGGGCCCTTGAGTTAGGCTCAGAGATCATCCTCAAGGCCACTAAGGTAGATGGTGTATATGATTCTGATCCCCTAGAAAATCCAGCGGCAATAAAATTCAACCACATCTCGTACCAGGAGATATTGCAGAGGAGGTTGCAGGTAATGGATTTCACCGCCATCTCCCTTTGCATGGACAATCAACTTCCCCTTGTGGTCTTCAACATCGGGGCCAGGGGAAGCATGAAGAGGATAATCTTAGGGGGAAAAGAAGGGACATTGATAGGTAGGTGATCCTATGGAACCTAAGGTCATAAAAGAAAGTGAAGCTAAGATGAAGAAGACCCTCTCCTCCTTGGATAAGGAACTGGGGAAGGTGCGCACTGGCAGGGCCTCCTTGGCCCTCTTGGACGACATCAGGATGGACTATTATGGGGCTCCTACCCCCCTCAACCAGGTAGCCACCCTCTCGGTGCCTGAGAGCAGACTCATCGTCATTCAACCCTGGGACACCTCCACAATCGGTGAGATAGAAAGGGCGCTCTTGAAGTCTGAATTGGGTATGACCCCGGTAAATGATGGGAAGGTCATCCGCATCACCATCCCCAAGCTGACGGAGGAGCGTAGAAAAGAGTTGGTGAAGGTGGTCAAAAAGATGGGGGAGAACAGCAAGATCGGGGCGCGCAATATCAGGAGAGAGGCCATCGAAAGATTGCGCAAGATGGAGAAGGCGAAGGAGATCTCAGAAGATGAATTACATCAATGGCAAACCCAGGTACAAAAGATAACGGATAAATTCATCGGCCAGATCGATGAGTTGATTGAGGCCAAGGAAAAGGAAGTAATGGAGATCTAAAAGTAAGGAGGTGATAGAAGTGCCTTATGAGATCACTGATGAGTGTGTGGCCTGCGGGACCTGTGCCGAGGAGTGCCCCGCAGATGCCATAGAGGAGGGTGAGGACATATATGTTATAAAGCAGGATGAATGCACCGAATGTGGGACCTGTATGGAGGTCTGCCCAGTAGATGCGGTTATTGAAGTATAGGTAGGAGGGAGCAGAACGTTTCTGCTCCCTCTCCCTTTGCATTCATAAATAATTCCTCATTAGGACCACTCACGGCTTCCCTCATTGCAAAGCCCCAAGACTTATGTTAGATTTATCGGGAAGATATAGGTTTAAGCAAAAGGATTGGTTATTAGTTCAGGGAGTAACACACTGTACCCCTAAGTAATGACAGTTCAGGGAAGGAAGATGGAGAGGCTTGACCCGGGAAAGTTACCCCGCCACATAGCCATCATCATGGATGGGAATGGTCGTTGGGCACAGAAAAAACACCTCTCCAGGATCAAAGGGCATCAGAAGGGGCTCGAAGCAGTCAAAGAGGTGGTGGAGGCATGCGGTGAGCTCGGGATCAAGATCCTCACC
This genomic interval carries:
- the lptF gene encoding LPS export ABC transporter permease LptF, with translation MMPKIIDRYIAKEILVPAGIGVVVFTFVFFMGRLFQVTDKVVEKGIPLIYALELFLCLIPAFLAFVVPMAFLLGVLLGLGRLSADNEIIALKTSGIGLYRLSPPVIFLSLLTFFFTSFLVFYAVPWGSENFRETLFGLAETKAKVGIKERVFDDTFGDLIIYVNKLSQKGNVLEGVMIYDERDPKVNNTILARKGYLISYPQAQKVVLHLFDGSIHSKEVKGETYRTINFNTYQFKLSLKEEIEKARKGGGISMKDREMSIKELRKKIKMKQRMGKNVAPELVELHFKFTIPFAALIFGLVGIPLGVQRTQSGRSWGFVLSLFILLSYYILYCVGKDLGSSGVISPILAAWFPNILLGALGIYLLVKAARESPLGIIAWGDKGMEFLKERWKRSPRKI
- the tsf gene encoding translation elongation factor Ts, translated to MKISAVAIKELRQRTGAGVMDCKKALSESAGNIDEAIDFLRKRGLAKAAEKAHRVTAEGLIGSYIHVGGKIGVLVEVHCETDFVARTEDFQNLVKGISMHIAAMNPLYVSRKDVPAEVIEREKEILRAEAVMSGKPEKVVEKIVKGRIEKFFAENCLLEQAYIRNPEITVDDLISDAIAKLGENITVRRFTRYQLSGAL
- a CDS encoding 4Fe-4S binding protein — protein: MPYEITDECVACGTCAEECPADAIEEGEDIYVIKQDECTECGTCMEVCPVDAVIEV
- the rpsB gene encoding 30S ribosomal protein S2, which translates into the protein MPVVTMKELLEAGVQFGHQTKRWNPKMKPYIFGARNGIYILDLQQTVKLLDVAYEFIRDTVAKGGKILFVGTKRQAQESIYEGATRCGMFYVNHRWLGGSLTNFQTIKKSIDKLKKLEKLEENEEFQRLPKKEILKLQKKRVKLEKYLGGIKDMDQYPGALFIVDTKRERIAVSEARKLQIPTVAIVDSNCDPDEIDYVIPGNDDAIRAIRLFSFKIAEAVIEGKRLLEEELQGEMEGEAPTEATLDEEIEVEEEVHYEEEEV
- the lptG gene encoding LPS export ABC transporter permease LptG, with the translated sequence MEPQGSKGLRIITRYIIRECLKILSFVVATFLLIFFVVELFERVDNIIIHNAPIYLLLEYFFFRAPPFFTQSLPFTILLATLITLGVLSQNNEIIALKAHGISAYRIIFPLLVLAALVTAFIFFCNEIIVPYSVRKAHHIWSVKIKKEEERAFFRLNKIWYRGEDVIYNIRLLEPKKDVLKGVTIYRFDKEFNLRQRIDAHEARWKGDAWTFHQVVSRDFAPGGGVLTKTYEERDIPIPERPEDFKKGMKSPEEMSYRELRDYVDKLKRWGYDPTRYLVDLHAKVSFPFLTLIMVLIGSPLALMSGQGRGGSIAQGVGLSLTIGFIYWMAFAISITMGHIGTLPPFIAAWAPNVFFGLTGGFLLESIRQ
- a CDS encoding MTH1187 family thiamine-binding protein; protein product: MAIMEISVIPVGTRSTSVSSFIAECVRILETKGVKYEVTSMGTEVEGEVGELLRLAEEMHTAPFIKGVKRVVTTIKIDDRRDKVLQMERKKGAVHAKLRAMKGQR
- the pyrH gene encoding UMP kinase, with the protein product MREKSKYKRILIKLSGEIMTGEEGVGIDPAALRALAQEIKELGELGIEMVLVIGGGNLIRGAQAADYGIERVTADQMGMLTTIINGLSLRDVLEEAGVSTSLQSALPVGGLVAPYVRDHALRDLKEKKVIIFVGGTGSPFFTTDTAASLRALELGSEIILKATKVDGVYDSDPLENPAAIKFNHISYQEILQRRLQVMDFTAISLCMDNQLPLVVFNIGARGSMKRIILGGKEGTLIGR
- the frr gene encoding ribosome recycling factor, encoding MEPKVIKESEAKMKKTLSSLDKELGKVRTGRASLALLDDIRMDYYGAPTPLNQVATLSVPESRLIVIQPWDTSTIGEIERALLKSELGMTPVNDGKVIRITIPKLTEERRKELVKVVKKMGENSKIGARNIRREAIERLRKMEKAKEISEDELHQWQTQVQKITDKFIGQIDELIEAKEKEVMEI
- a CDS encoding GAF domain-containing sensor histidine kinase, coding for MGLTKDGIKDDLHNIIKKVTGKDLTPEEVEELASALKDYFEQWLQARLEAKALKGKIAERISSEVVKIKEVFATIGSSLGEAMDLQSCALFSLIGNERLTLMASYPPVEGEEEFVLPDTPPFRDLLGSGGATPSPYLILEHPRKDPFFDEILGYLVGSRDVNAIVLVPLLMRGRVQYLITFHALEGKKGFTEDDVQTFAFLGNELTKVMWIERLEEVVHDLRGPAIAAAGFTRRVKGMLEETGYDKRRKRIDQALEVIAEETKRIQDLALSLYQEGKQQRVNVTKKLLRRFHINQEVIKELGLCNISLAKEELDRSLWIRCTPLQLERVFSNLLENAINALREGRGELRIKSYREREYACVEIANTGEVSEDKRKEIQKGKGLGRGLGITQRLVQNMGGDLQLHTGGGVTTFRLLLPLVE